From a region of the Actinopolymorpha singaporensis genome:
- a CDS encoding VOC family protein codes for MPITRLNHAVLYVRDVNRSVAFYSDVLGFRRVDMTPEGFTGAAFLQAAGSSNDHDLGLFEIGAQAGASQAGRVTVGLYHLAWEVDTLAELDAVRERLVAAGALVGASDHSTSKSLYGRDPDGIEFEVAWFVPAKLLDEATLAGRKGIRPLDLEQEKRRYGATTPGASSAVDPA; via the coding sequence ATGCCGATCACCCGTCTCAACCACGCCGTGCTGTACGTACGGGACGTGAACCGCAGCGTCGCGTTCTACTCCGACGTGCTCGGCTTCCGGCGTGTCGACATGACCCCGGAGGGCTTCACCGGCGCGGCGTTCCTCCAGGCCGCGGGCTCGTCCAACGACCACGACCTCGGCCTGTTCGAGATCGGCGCGCAGGCCGGTGCCTCCCAGGCCGGCCGGGTCACCGTCGGCCTCTACCACCTCGCGTGGGAGGTCGACACGCTCGCCGAGCTCGACGCCGTGCGGGAGCGACTGGTCGCCGCCGGGGCCCTGGTCGGCGCCAGCGACCACAGCACCAGCAAGAGCCTGTACGGCCGCGACCCGGACGGCATCGAGTTCGAGGTGGCGTGGTTCGTTCCGGCCAAGCTGCTCGACGAGGCCACGCTCGCCGGCCGCAAGGGCATCCGCCCGCTCGACCTGGAACAGGAGAAGCGGCGGTACGGCGCGACCACGCCCGGCGCGAGCTCCGCGGTCGATCCGGCCTGA
- a CDS encoding DUF4129 domain-containing protein: protein MRARGPAARWAGAAMVAMVLVLLAAGAVGLGWQDQISLDTRQISAKTIVAIFGVLLGLGLALFVAALLVGPSLRRGDRPQRTGGLSMVIGAVVMLAIVLAVFAFRDQIQSALQNHGATPTTPPTAPPAGAGAATAAPRPQPGARPSWNWPVAVAAGFVAGLIALALALVARRQAPQPQEALAEPSAAEVHAVVSAGRAALADLDEPRAAVIGAYAAMEEALARTGVARAAADTPATLLRRAVDAGLFSSAGAAAAEELTGLFRQARYTRRELDPQVRIRAVDVLGRLDSELRVAATRDEADR, encoded by the coding sequence GTGCGTGCACGCGGACCGGCGGCCCGCTGGGCCGGCGCGGCCATGGTCGCCATGGTGCTGGTGCTCCTCGCCGCCGGCGCCGTCGGCCTCGGCTGGCAGGACCAGATCTCCCTGGACACCCGGCAGATCTCGGCGAAGACGATCGTCGCGATCTTCGGGGTGCTGCTGGGCCTTGGCCTCGCGCTGTTCGTCGCGGCGCTGCTCGTCGGGCCCTCGCTTCGCCGCGGGGACCGACCGCAGCGAACCGGCGGGCTGAGCATGGTGATCGGCGCCGTGGTGATGCTCGCGATCGTGCTGGCAGTCTTCGCCTTCCGTGACCAGATCCAATCGGCCCTGCAGAACCACGGCGCCACCCCCACGACGCCGCCCACCGCCCCGCCGGCCGGTGCCGGGGCCGCCACCGCCGCGCCACGGCCGCAGCCCGGCGCTCGCCCCAGCTGGAACTGGCCGGTCGCCGTCGCCGCCGGGTTCGTCGCCGGGCTGATCGCTCTCGCGCTGGCCCTGGTCGCTCGCCGGCAGGCTCCGCAGCCGCAGGAGGCCCTGGCCGAACCGTCCGCGGCGGAGGTGCACGCGGTGGTCTCCGCCGGCCGGGCCGCGTTGGCCGACCTGGACGAGCCGAGGGCGGCCGTGATCGGTGCGTACGCCGCGATGGAGGAGGCGCTCGCACGGACGGGGGTCGCTCGCGCTGCCGCCGACACCCCGGCCACCCTGCTCCGGAGGGCGGTGGACGCCGGGCTGTTCAGTTCCGCGGGCGCCGCCGCGGCGGAGGAACTCACCGGGCTGTTCCGGCAGGCCCGCTACACCCGGCGGGAGCTCGACCCGCAGGTGCGCATTCGCGCGGTGGACGTACTCGGCCGGCTGGACAGCGAACTACGCGTGGCGGCGACCCGGGACGAGGCGGACAGGTGA
- a CDS encoding MarR family winged helix-turn-helix transcriptional regulator — MAETRWLDDGQQRVWRDFLAATRLFFERLDQELQAEAGMPHAYYEILVRLSEHPDREMRMSELADLLGSSRSRLSHAVARLEERRWVRRRACATDRRGHFAALTDEGFAALEAAAPGHVEGVRRHLFDQLSDDQVAELGTISATLARHLEAGRESAARQARETAQE; from the coding sequence GTGGCGGAAACCAGGTGGCTCGACGACGGTCAGCAGCGGGTCTGGCGGGACTTCCTCGCGGCGACCCGGCTGTTCTTCGAACGCCTCGACCAGGAGCTGCAGGCGGAGGCGGGGATGCCGCACGCCTACTACGAGATCCTCGTCCGGCTGTCGGAGCACCCCGACCGGGAGATGCGGATGAGCGAGCTGGCCGACCTGCTCGGCTCCTCCCGCAGCCGGCTCTCCCACGCCGTCGCCCGGCTGGAGGAACGCCGCTGGGTGCGCCGCCGCGCCTGCGCGACCGACCGGCGCGGGCACTTCGCGGCACTGACCGACGAGGGCTTCGCCGCGCTCGAGGCCGCGGCACCCGGGCACGTGGAGGGCGTACGCCGGCACCTGTTCGACCAGCTCAGCGACGACCAGGTGGCCGAGCTCGGCACGATCAGCGCCACCCTCGCCCGCCACCTGGAGGCCGGCCGCGAGAGTGCCGCCCGGCAGGCCCGCGAGACGGCCCAGGAGTGA
- a CDS encoding DoxX family protein, whose protein sequence is MKSPRIVRDLALLLTRVGLGVVLIAHGWQKFDEFGLAGTAASFDKMGIPLPTASAYFATAVELVGGAALVLGLVVPLVGVLVALDMAGAFALVHAGNGVFVTAGGFELVVSIGLAALLLAAFGSGRIGLDPLLFGRRARTTTVKVGAPA, encoded by the coding sequence ATGAAGTCCCCGCGCATCGTTCGCGACCTCGCCCTCCTGCTCACCCGGGTCGGCCTCGGCGTCGTCCTGATCGCCCACGGCTGGCAGAAGTTCGACGAGTTCGGGCTCGCCGGCACCGCCGCGAGCTTCGACAAGATGGGCATCCCCCTGCCGACCGCCAGCGCCTACTTCGCGACCGCGGTCGAACTCGTCGGCGGCGCGGCCCTCGTCCTGGGCCTCGTGGTGCCCCTCGTCGGGGTCCTCGTCGCGCTCGACATGGCCGGGGCGTTCGCGCTCGTGCACGCCGGCAACGGCGTCTTCGTCACCGCGGGCGGCTTCGAGCTCGTGGTGTCGATCGGGCTGGCAGCCCTGCTGCTGGCGGCGTTCGGTTCCGGGCGGATCGGCCTGGACCCGCTGCTGTTCGGCCGCCGCGCTCGTACGACCACAGTCAAGGTCGGCGCACCGGCCTGA
- a CDS encoding HAD family hydrolase, with protein MASTYKLVIFDCDGVLVDSEPLALRVDTELFAELGWPLSSEEIARRFVGRTTDYMMGELAAHLGAPVPEDVHARFVARYREVLAAELRPVEGIVEALDRIAGLTCVASSGSHEKMRFTLGLTGLYERFEGRIFSATEVAHGKPAPDLFLHAARSLGVDPADCAVIEDSEYGVLAARAAGMTAYGYVGGGIIPAERLAGPGTTLFSDMHELPGLLGEG; from the coding sequence GTGGCCTCGACGTACAAGCTGGTGATCTTCGACTGCGACGGCGTGCTCGTCGACAGTGAGCCCCTCGCCCTCCGGGTCGACACCGAACTCTTCGCCGAACTCGGCTGGCCGCTGTCCAGCGAGGAGATCGCGCGCCGGTTCGTGGGCCGGACCACCGACTACATGATGGGCGAGCTGGCCGCGCATCTCGGCGCGCCGGTGCCCGAGGACGTCCACGCCAGGTTCGTCGCGCGCTACCGCGAGGTGCTCGCCGCCGAGCTGCGCCCGGTCGAGGGGATCGTGGAGGCGCTCGACCGGATCGCCGGCCTGACCTGCGTCGCCTCCAGCGGCAGCCACGAGAAGATGCGGTTCACCCTCGGGCTCACCGGACTGTACGAACGCTTCGAAGGCCGCATCTTCAGCGCCACCGAGGTCGCGCACGGCAAGCCGGCTCCCGATCTGTTCCTGCACGCGGCGCGCTCGCTCGGTGTCGACCCGGCCGACTGTGCGGTGATCGAGGACAGCGAGTACGGCGTATTGGCCGCGCGTGCGGCCGGGATGACGGCGTACGGTTATGTCGGCGGCGGGATCATCCCCGCCGAACGGCTCGCAGGCCCTGGCACCACGTTGTTCAGCGACATGCACGAGCTTCCGGGACTGCTCGGGGAGGGGTGA
- a CDS encoding helix-turn-helix transcriptional regulator → MLYGRASEQERLASLVEDARAGRSGVLVLRGEPGIGKTALLDDLADRARAAGVRVLRGAGIEAEAALPYAGLHLLLHPVLDRIGALAPPQAGALSAAFGLSSAPAGGDRFLVGLGVLSLLSEVAEDGGAVCLVDDAQWLDRASADALTFAARRLDADGVAVVFAARDTADAFPSTGLAQLRLAGLAPDAATAVLDSRPVKGPLTAQVRARVLAEAHGNPLALAELPAALAAAPTGEAIRPGALPLTERLRVAFDGQVRRLPPRTQLALLVAAAEDAGHLDVVLRAAGELGAGLADLADAESAGLVVADGGTIRFRHQLVRSAVYEGAPLGLRLKAHRALAAAFDDPSDRDRRAWHLALASTGPDEGVAAELEASATRAAERGGDAAAATAYERAARSSTTTRSRARRLLLAAESAARAGDFTRALALADRVPNTPDDQRELRQGRSTERARLALARATAHFWAGAFPTAHRLLLDGATAAAPHDQPQAAWLLMQAMYVAWFTGDRELSRATADRLRGVRLPDDHPHRAILPLMTLLARLAGGAGDPGDPGDPGDPGDPGDPGDPGDNAKPTDTGDAADTDRDGGPPPTIVAEALGRAGSRDLLPTVMIGGAAWITAQDDLAYDVFASFADQVRADGRIGWLAGALGSLGEAELFLDRHRNAAAQLDEAMRIGADTGQAHAVSHFGGVRAYLAALRGDEPHLRELVDTVRAAAAGDSSPGPTWTQWAMATHDLATGRPEACLARLETVARGPARHQVPATRCAPDQVEAAIRLGAPDRAAEPLARLTEWASWVRQPWVDALVRRCRALLAPDDEAEADFAAALELHEVSAKPWDAARTRLLYGEWLRRVHRPTAARTQLAAALTAFEHLAADPWADRARAELRAAGAPATLTRPSRPTGASRPTGGQAPDLLATLTPQELQIVRLAAEGRSNRDIAAQLFLSPRTVGYHLYKAYPKLGVTSRAQLAAIVLADR, encoded by the coding sequence GTGCTGTACGGCAGGGCGAGCGAGCAGGAACGCCTGGCGTCCCTGGTCGAGGACGCCCGGGCGGGCCGCAGCGGCGTCCTCGTCCTGCGAGGCGAGCCGGGCATCGGCAAGACCGCGCTGCTCGACGACCTGGCCGACCGGGCGCGGGCCGCGGGGGTACGCGTGCTCCGCGGCGCCGGGATCGAGGCGGAGGCGGCGCTGCCGTACGCCGGACTCCACCTGCTGCTGCACCCGGTGCTGGACCGGATCGGCGCGCTGGCACCACCCCAGGCCGGCGCGCTCTCGGCCGCGTTCGGGCTGTCCTCGGCCCCGGCCGGGGGCGACCGGTTCCTCGTCGGGTTAGGCGTCCTCTCGCTGCTGTCGGAGGTCGCAGAGGACGGCGGTGCGGTCTGCCTGGTCGACGACGCGCAGTGGTTGGACCGGGCGTCGGCGGACGCGTTGACGTTCGCCGCCCGCCGGCTGGACGCCGACGGAGTGGCCGTGGTGTTCGCCGCCCGGGACACCGCGGATGCTTTCCCCTCGACCGGACTGGCCCAACTCCGCCTCGCCGGGCTCGCCCCCGACGCCGCGACCGCCGTGCTCGACTCCCGTCCCGTCAAGGGACCGTTGACAGCTCAGGTGCGCGCTCGCGTGCTCGCCGAGGCCCACGGCAACCCGCTGGCGCTGGCGGAGCTTCCCGCCGCGCTCGCCGCCGCGCCGACCGGCGAGGCGATCCGGCCGGGCGCTCTGCCGCTGACCGAACGCCTGCGGGTCGCCTTCGACGGTCAGGTACGCCGGCTCCCACCGAGGACGCAGCTCGCCCTGCTGGTCGCCGCGGCCGAGGACGCCGGGCACCTCGACGTCGTGCTCCGGGCGGCGGGTGAGCTCGGTGCCGGGCTCGCGGACCTGGCCGACGCCGAGTCCGCCGGTCTGGTCGTCGCCGACGGGGGCACGATCCGGTTCCGACACCAGTTGGTGCGCTCCGCTGTGTACGAGGGCGCTCCGCTCGGGCTGCGGCTGAAGGCGCACCGGGCGCTGGCCGCGGCGTTCGACGACCCCTCCGACCGCGATCGGCGGGCATGGCATCTCGCGCTGGCGAGCACCGGCCCCGACGAAGGCGTCGCCGCCGAACTCGAGGCCAGCGCGACCCGGGCGGCCGAGCGCGGTGGGGACGCGGCGGCCGCGACGGCGTACGAACGCGCCGCCCGGTCGAGCACCACCACGCGGAGCCGAGCCCGACGGTTACTGCTGGCCGCCGAGTCCGCCGCCCGGGCCGGCGACTTCACCCGGGCGCTCGCCCTCGCCGACCGCGTTCCGAACACCCCCGACGACCAGCGCGAGCTCCGCCAGGGGCGTTCGACCGAACGCGCCCGGCTGGCGCTGGCCCGCGCGACCGCCCATTTCTGGGCCGGCGCGTTCCCGACCGCGCACCGCCTGCTGCTCGACGGCGCCACCGCGGCGGCCCCGCACGACCAGCCGCAGGCCGCCTGGCTGTTGATGCAGGCGATGTACGTCGCCTGGTTCACCGGCGACCGCGAGCTGAGCCGGGCGACGGCGGACCGGCTGCGCGGCGTACGGCTGCCCGACGACCATCCGCACCGGGCGATCCTCCCGCTGATGACCCTGCTGGCCCGGCTGGCGGGCGGAGCCGGCGACCCCGGCGACCCCGGCGACCCCGGCGACCCCGGCGACCCCGGCGACCCCGGCGACCCCGGCGACAACGCCAAGCCAACCGACACCGGCGACGCCGCCGACACCGACCGGGACGGCGGCCCGCCGCCGACGATCGTCGCCGAGGCGCTCGGGCGAGCCGGCAGCCGCGACCTCCTCCCCACGGTGATGATCGGTGGCGCGGCCTGGATCACCGCCCAGGACGACCTGGCGTACGACGTGTTCGCGTCCTTCGCCGACCAGGTCCGCGCCGACGGACGGATCGGCTGGCTCGCGGGTGCGCTCGGCTCGCTCGGTGAGGCCGAACTCTTCCTCGACCGGCACCGGAACGCCGCTGCCCAGTTGGACGAGGCCATGCGGATCGGTGCCGACACCGGGCAGGCACACGCGGTGAGCCACTTCGGGGGCGTCCGCGCCTACCTCGCTGCCCTGCGCGGCGACGAACCCCACCTTCGTGAACTCGTCGACACGGTGCGGGCCGCCGCCGCGGGCGACTCCTCCCCAGGCCCGACGTGGACGCAGTGGGCGATGGCGACGCACGACCTCGCGACCGGTCGCCCCGAGGCGTGCCTGGCCCGGCTCGAGACCGTCGCGCGTGGCCCGGCCCGGCACCAGGTACCCGCGACCCGCTGCGCACCCGACCAGGTGGAGGCCGCCATCCGCCTCGGCGCGCCGGACAGGGCCGCCGAACCCCTTGCCCGGTTGACCGAATGGGCCTCGTGGGTACGCCAGCCCTGGGTCGACGCGCTCGTCCGCCGATGCCGGGCGCTGCTGGCCCCGGACGACGAGGCCGAGGCGGACTTCGCCGCGGCGCTCGAGCTCCACGAGGTGTCGGCGAAGCCGTGGGACGCCGCGCGCACCAGACTGCTGTACGGCGAGTGGCTGCGCCGGGTTCACCGCCCGACCGCCGCCCGTACCCAGCTCGCGGCCGCACTCACCGCGTTCGAACACCTGGCCGCGGATCCCTGGGCGGACCGTGCCCGGGCGGAGCTCCGCGCGGCCGGGGCGCCGGCCACGCTGACCAGGCCGAGCAGGCCGACCGGGGCGAGCAGGCCGACCGGCGGTCAGGCGCCGGACCTGCTGGCCACGCTCACTCCGCAGGAACTCCAGATCGTCCGGCTGGCCGCCGAGGGCAGGTCCAACCGGGACATCGCCGCCCAGCTGTTCCTCAGCCCGCGTACCGTCGGTTACCACCTCTACAAGGCCTATCCGAAGCTCGGCGTGACCTCGCGGGCCCAGCTCGCCGCGATCGTCCTCGCCGACCGCTGA
- a CDS encoding AAA family ATPase gives MTTPQNPSATHHPPAAQDRPALSPEQTRERALAVLAEMERVIVGKRGPLTLVLLGILADGHVLLEDLPGLGKTLLARSFARALGLRFTRVQFTPDLLPQDLTGASIYHQKTGEFAFREGPVFTQLLLADEINRTPPKTQAALLEAMEERQVSADGVTRALPAPFVVLATENPIEYEGTYPLPEAQLDRFVLRTRLGYLTAELEADMVRRRLDRGAERPVPNQVVEPAELAAMSASLEQVEVHDDVLAYVVALVQATREHPKAQVGASPRGTLAVTQLARGAAVLAGRDYVTPEDVQQVAVAALGHRLVLRPELWVRRVSGEDVITELLGRVPTPSTRVFDRTGAAR, from the coding sequence GTGACGACACCGCAGAACCCGTCGGCCACGCACCACCCACCGGCCGCGCAGGACCGACCGGCGCTGAGCCCGGAGCAGACCCGGGAGCGGGCGCTGGCCGTCCTGGCCGAGATGGAACGCGTGATCGTCGGCAAGCGCGGACCGCTCACCCTCGTCCTGCTCGGCATCCTCGCCGACGGCCACGTTCTGTTGGAGGACCTGCCCGGCCTGGGCAAGACGCTGCTCGCCCGGTCGTTCGCGCGGGCGCTCGGCCTGCGGTTCACCCGGGTGCAGTTCACGCCGGACCTGCTGCCCCAGGACCTCACCGGTGCGTCGATCTACCACCAGAAGACCGGTGAGTTCGCGTTCCGCGAAGGTCCGGTCTTCACCCAACTGCTGCTCGCCGACGAGATCAACCGCACGCCGCCGAAGACGCAGGCCGCCCTGCTCGAGGCGATGGAGGAACGGCAGGTGTCCGCCGACGGGGTGACCCGCGCACTGCCCGCGCCGTTCGTGGTGCTGGCCACGGAGAACCCGATCGAGTACGAGGGCACCTACCCGCTGCCGGAGGCGCAGCTGGACCGGTTCGTGCTGCGTACCCGGCTCGGCTACCTCACCGCCGAGCTGGAGGCGGACATGGTGCGCCGCCGGCTGGACCGGGGCGCCGAGCGGCCGGTACCGAACCAGGTCGTGGAGCCGGCCGAGCTGGCGGCCATGAGCGCGTCTCTGGAGCAGGTCGAGGTGCACGACGACGTGCTGGCGTACGTCGTGGCGCTGGTTCAGGCCACCCGCGAACACCCCAAGGCGCAGGTCGGCGCCAGCCCGCGCGGCACCCTGGCGGTGACCCAGCTGGCCCGGGGCGCCGCGGTGCTGGCCGGCCGCGACTACGTCACGCCTGAGGACGTGCAGCAGGTCGCTGTCGCCGCGCTCGGGCACCGGCTGGTGCTGCGGCCGGAGCTGTGGGTACGCCGGGTGTCCGGCGAGGACGTGATCACCGAACTCCTCGGCCGGGTGCCGACGCCCAGCACCCGGGTCTTCGACCGCACCGGCGCCGCCCGGTGA
- a CDS encoding nuclear transport factor 2 family protein, translating to MSDFTELVERYIATWNETDAAARRAGVEAVLAEDGTYTDPLVDVAGHDAFDATIAAVQAQFPGLVFRLGGGVDTHHDIARFTWELGPADGEALVVGFDVAVRGEDGRIRAVLGFLDKVPAGA from the coding sequence ATGAGCGACTTCACCGAACTCGTCGAGCGCTACATCGCGACCTGGAACGAGACCGACGCGGCCGCCCGCCGGGCAGGCGTCGAGGCGGTTCTCGCCGAGGACGGCACCTACACCGACCCGCTGGTCGACGTGGCCGGCCACGACGCGTTCGACGCGACCATCGCGGCCGTGCAGGCGCAGTTCCCGGGCCTGGTGTTCCGGCTCGGCGGCGGCGTCGACACCCACCACGACATCGCGCGGTTCACCTGGGAGCTCGGGCCCGCTGACGGCGAGGCCCTGGTCGTGGGGTTCGACGTCGCGGTCCGCGGCGAGGACGGGAGGATCCGGGCGGTGCTCGGGTTCCTGGACAAGGTGCCCGCCGGCGCCTGA
- a CDS encoding zinc-binding dehydrogenase, which produces MWAVRVKEFGGPEVLVPEQVPAPVAGPGQVVIGVEVADTGFVETQIRRGAWRDYFPVELPWVPGNAVAGRVLSVGADVDPGWVGRRAASATVEWGGYAQQAPAPAEALLAVPDEVETTVAAALLHDGVTALGVFEPAAPGSGETVLITAAAGGMGVLLVQLARSAGARVIGAARSEAKLAHLRTYGIEVVDYGEPHWTARVRELAGPRGVDVTFDGAGGDIGRTAFDLTADGGRMSAHGAPGGGFAAIEPSEAERRGVTLRGIADVQFAPVEAARLAGRALELAAAGRLRPVIGARFPLERAADAHAAIEARSVVGKTLLTVN; this is translated from the coding sequence ATGTGGGCCGTACGGGTGAAGGAGTTCGGCGGGCCGGAGGTGCTCGTGCCGGAGCAGGTGCCCGCGCCGGTCGCCGGGCCGGGGCAGGTCGTCATCGGCGTCGAGGTGGCGGACACCGGCTTCGTCGAGACCCAGATCCGGCGCGGGGCCTGGCGGGACTACTTCCCGGTCGAGCTCCCGTGGGTGCCCGGCAACGCGGTGGCCGGCCGGGTGCTCTCGGTCGGCGCGGACGTGGACCCGGGCTGGGTCGGACGCCGGGCGGCGTCCGCGACCGTCGAATGGGGCGGGTACGCCCAGCAGGCGCCGGCCCCCGCCGAAGCGCTGCTCGCGGTACCGGACGAGGTGGAGACGACCGTCGCGGCGGCCCTGCTGCACGACGGGGTCACCGCGCTCGGGGTGTTCGAACCGGCCGCGCCCGGGTCGGGTGAGACGGTGCTGATCACGGCTGCCGCGGGTGGCATGGGCGTACTCCTCGTCCAGTTGGCCCGGTCGGCGGGCGCCCGGGTGATCGGGGCGGCGCGAAGCGAGGCGAAGCTGGCCCACCTGCGGACGTACGGCATCGAGGTGGTCGACTACGGCGAGCCCCACTGGACGGCACGGGTGCGCGAGCTGGCCGGGCCGCGCGGAGTGGACGTCACCTTCGACGGCGCCGGAGGCGACATCGGGCGGACGGCGTTCGACCTGACCGCCGACGGGGGACGCATGTCCGCCCACGGAGCACCCGGCGGCGGTTTCGCCGCGATCGAGCCGAGCGAGGCGGAACGCCGCGGGGTGACGCTGCGCGGCATCGCCGACGTGCAGTTCGCACCGGTGGAGGCGGCCCGGCTGGCCGGCCGGGCACTGGAGCTTGCGGCCGCCGGCCGGCTCCGCCCGGTGATCGGGGCGAGGTTCCCCCTGGAACGCGCGGCCGACGCGCACGCCGCGATCGAGGCGCGGTCCGTGGTGGGCAAGACGTTGTTGACGGTGAACTGA
- a CDS encoding DUF58 domain-containing protein yields the protein MTTPPPAPELTPPRATPPPTRPASPLPGVEVTPTWRMSRLAVRLAVFGALALVAGIVAARPEPVLVAAPCLVALVVALRRPRPETVRVEAALSEPRSFEDEDVEVHVVVRAEEVLGEIGLDLALPRTFEVDGQRACREFEVRSVSHTWTVRARRWGRWRAGPLRLRVRSRGWGYVGTATLSLAELTVFPPPSAVREVAVPPRLLARVGSHVARRAGPGVEFAGIRTYAPGDPVRRVNWPVSTRRDELYVNEYAAERAADVVAVVDTTVDLGPFGRSSLDLAVRGAATVVQAYLRYADRVGVVTLGGALRWLAPDVGTRQYYRIVETLLASRVDESYLEPDVAHFPPQALPPGALAFVFTPLVDARAAEAVRDLRERGHPVIVVDVLSAEPEPSPREPDSELAVRVWRLEREVLLHSLAEMGVTVLSWDEEVGIALDRVRLEPLMGGAR from the coding sequence GTGACCACGCCGCCGCCGGCGCCGGAGCTGACACCGCCGAGGGCGACGCCGCCGCCGACGCGGCCGGCGTCGCCGTTGCCGGGCGTCGAGGTCACGCCGACCTGGCGGATGAGCAGGCTCGCGGTCCGGCTGGCGGTGTTCGGCGCGCTGGCGCTGGTGGCCGGCATCGTCGCGGCCCGGCCAGAACCCGTCCTGGTGGCCGCGCCCTGCCTGGTCGCCCTGGTCGTCGCGCTGCGCCGGCCACGGCCGGAGACGGTCCGGGTGGAGGCGGCCCTGTCCGAGCCGCGCAGCTTCGAGGACGAGGACGTCGAGGTGCACGTCGTGGTGCGCGCGGAGGAGGTGCTCGGGGAGATCGGGCTCGACCTGGCGCTGCCGCGGACGTTCGAGGTCGACGGACAGCGGGCGTGCCGGGAGTTCGAGGTACGGAGCGTGTCGCACACCTGGACGGTTCGGGCGCGGCGGTGGGGGCGCTGGCGGGCGGGGCCGCTGCGGTTACGGGTACGCAGCCGCGGCTGGGGTTACGTCGGGACCGCCACGCTCTCCCTGGCCGAGCTCACCGTCTTCCCGCCGCCCTCCGCGGTCCGCGAGGTCGCCGTACCGCCCAGGCTGCTGGCCCGGGTGGGCAGCCACGTGGCCAGGCGCGCCGGCCCCGGGGTGGAGTTCGCGGGAATCCGTACGTACGCCCCCGGTGATCCGGTGCGCCGGGTCAACTGGCCGGTGAGCACCCGCCGCGACGAGCTGTACGTCAACGAGTACGCCGCCGAGCGGGCCGCGGACGTGGTGGCGGTCGTGGACACCACCGTGGACCTCGGGCCGTTCGGGCGGTCCTCCCTCGACCTGGCGGTGCGCGGGGCGGCGACGGTGGTCCAGGCATACCTGCGGTACGCCGACCGGGTGGGGGTGGTCACGCTCGGCGGCGCGCTGCGGTGGCTGGCGCCCGACGTCGGGACCCGGCAGTACTACCGCATCGTGGAGACCCTGCTCGCGTCCCGCGTGGACGAGAGCTACCTCGAGCCGGACGTCGCCCACTTCCCGCCGCAGGCGCTGCCGCCGGGCGCGCTGGCGTTCGTGTTCACCCCGCTGGTCGACGCGCGCGCCGCCGAGGCCGTACGAGACCTGCGCGAACGCGGGCACCCGGTGATCGTGGTCGACGTGCTGTCCGCCGAACCCGAGCCCTCGCCCCGGGAGCCGGACAGCGAGCTGGCCGTGCGGGTCTGGCGGCTGGAGCGGGAGGTCCTGCTGCACAGCCTGGCGGAGATGGGCGTGACGGTGCTGTCCTGGGACGAGGAGGTCGGCATCGCCCTGGACCGGGTGCGGCTGGAGCCGCTGATGGGAGGTGCCCGATGA